The segment TATTGAATGTTAACGCTGAAAGATGCGAAGACCGggcttgcatcaaaacaagatGAGGAGAACATAAGCAAATATAAACAAGTATCGAAGCGCTTCAGAGGAGAACTGAAGTTTCGGAGAAATTACCAGAAAGAAAGGAGCAAAGTGAGAAGGAAAGAGTTTAACCAAAGGTTTTCTTTATTACTTTCAAAAGGTAAGCTTATTTTTATCTTCATTCAACTCTtgtaggggatcaagttttacacccTCCCTTTGAATTCTGGAAATTTCTAAAGATTAAGGTATTAACATCTTAATCCTTTGAAGCCCCCTCTTTCccgcttttttaaaaatcatatctgCAATCAATTTCAACGTTTATTATTGGAATATGTAGTTATTTCTGTTTAGTTGTTAGCCTGCTTTTGAAGTTACAAGCACATGCATTCCGGTTTTTAATGAAAGTGTTCAAtggattcttttttttcaagaggATTTCTGTATTCAATGAATTGttctcattattttatttttattgcacAGGAAAAGTGTTATCTATGTTACTACCCCATATCCAATGTTTGGGAGGAGTACGCCTTTCTTGATTTATGAGGAAAAACATGCGAAATCCATAATATAGTCCGGAAGTTACTTTATATGTGCAAGGGAAACCATGTTTTAAGTTGTGTGTAACGTTCACTTTTATCGTTGCGTAATTGTTTTCATAGTAATGACGTATGAGGGATGTAGTAACGAGACATTTTAGAAGATTTATGTGGTATCATATTCGACAGGCCACTACTCTGTATTGAGAAACCATACATTCTCTAGTAAACTCGATTTAACTGAGTAATTGTTCTTGTATTGATGAGAGCATTATAAATTTGGAAAAGAAAGGACTGTCGTAAATCTAGCAGTTAAAGGGAGGGAAAAAATAGACATTGATCCAAAATATCCTTAGTCCTATTTTCCTCCCACATCCAGGGGgagtaaatatatatgaatcgATTCTGtgtatttgtaaagaaaaaagacCCTGGGCGGAAATTGCTAACCTTTTAGAAACGTGGAATATCGCAAAGTGTACAAATAAATTCTGAATGAAACGGCAGTGCCGGGGCAAAAATCTCTACGATGTGTTAATTGATTAGTCATTTAGATATTCCAagacaatatttaaaattttctttatgaacAATTGAACTCTCCctttattattttctattgaTATTTCTTATTCATGTTTGTTCGTTTAGAGTTGAAAGTTAAACATTCATACTCTTATCACTTGTCACCAAATAAAATCAGGTGAAAAAGAAATGCGCGTTTAGtacacaaacttttttttaaattcattgaaaatttggcGCATGACGCAGGGTTTAAAGATAGACTTGTATATATACACTATTTCAAATGTATGAATGGGGAAGAGGGACAGTTTAAAATATTCGTTTAATGTTCCGATAAGCTTAAGTGAGACAATCTAATAACTCAAAAAACTAAATCACTCCGAATTACCGACAAACAAGTAATTACAACAAATTGGAGGCGTGATCCGGTTCACTGAAGCCAATCCAAATTCGTCTTGGGCCGAGGGGGCGGAGCTAACTCAGTGAGGCTTGGGGGTTAATAGGAGACAAATGGTTTCTCTTGCGTGTCGCCGATAGGTTCATTCATATGATATCAATTCGTACTGGCTACAACAACTGAGATAATTGTCAGTCTAAATTATCATAACTTATTGATAATAGTGTGGGATTTATAAATAAGGAGAAGTTTTTTGGGAGTTTGTCCATAACATCCAACACACGTGGAAAAGGAGGAGGAAGTTTTCTCactttcaacatttttattctTGATCGACTTTATGGAATGTATAAGAATCGGTTTGTCATATTCCTGAGAAACTATAGATGGATGAACATACAATGATGAGAACTGGTCCTAGTTAAAGAATTTACTTCAAAGAAAATTATACAGTGAGAAACTTTACACTCGAACTACAGGAATTATACTGGATATTTCATAAGGACAAGGTTCCATACCAAGATTACTTCAGTAAAACCGTCAAGTATAATTGAAGAGGTGTTGTGTTATTAAAGAATGAATCGACTGGACTTACTGTCACTTCTCCTGGGAGTTTACGTACTTTTATACCTGACGTCTGTTGCCGACAGTATTAAATGGCTGTAAGTATATTTCTTTGACTACAGATAATTCAAAAAACATCTTCCgattcagaatttttttcccgTTGGAGTCATTGGGTTGTTGGTTAATCCGGAAACTATTTTCTGTGTATTGTTTGATGGCAAATAATGCCAAAAAGTTTCTGGGGCTGTTGTCATAGACAATTATGTAAGCCATGCTGACAAGTCTCGTGCCCTGTCTAGTTAGCGGTACAGATGCTGCGTTATCACACGTGATTTGACAGCTGAATCAGTGCGCGGGCGCATCACCAACATCATATTGTAAGATTACGCTCATAAATCACACATATTCGATAAACAACAAGCAAAGGCAACTGGATTGTTTCTTGTAGGCCGGTGTTTtattactgtttaaaaaaaaaccgtctCGTAGTGAAGAAAAGCAGTGAGTGAGTTTTCCTGTCAAAACTTTGGTCTGTCTCTCGTCTGCTGAATTCCCGCgataaatcaaaaaataaaaagttcaaCAATATAGTTTTTCACCCCTTTTAGCAACACGAACGCATTGAAATAGAATTGCAACTCATGAAATATCACAGTACCTAGAGACAAGTGAGAAATGAAACTTACAATGTCGCTTTTAAGACCTCGGTCAACATATAGTTGATCGTCTATCTAGCTATGTAGAATTGCCCGAGATAtggttttgttcgtttgtttgCCCTGCTAGACGTTCACGGGTCGTTGTTACTGAAATGGTAAAGTATTACCAGATAACTTGTAAATACAGATTATAAGAGAGAAAGTTTCCATTTAATTATTTCCAATAGCCCTTGTATATTGTAACAAAGCTCGTAGGAGAATTGTAGATAAATCGCCAAtaaatcacagagagagagagagagagagagagagagagagagagagagagagagaatatataGGCGATAAATATGTTATAATGTAGCAGTTTTTATCACATATTGCAACTAATATATAAAAGGAATATGCAAATTCCATTACCGTGAAGTATAGAACTAAAACAGTATGTGGTTGTACAGTTTAAGTTAGAAAAATACCAGCATATAAAACAACTCTACTGGCGATTGTTTGTTTTCTGAATAAATTTAACGTTACCAGCATAAGTGATTATCTTACAAAACAAGCGGAAGAGCAATTAACAGCTGATTAAGAGTATAACTTGAACTTGTTAAAATTGATGTTAGATATCAATCAACAACGAATGGAAATCTAGTTAATCCAAGGCCGGGGGTACCATGTACTCAAATCATACTTTGATGGAGAAATAAATTACGCCTCCAAATTATAGATAATTTTCTCACCTATTTAAGGTGTAgcaatttaaaactttgaaacatttttattgcCGAAGGCaaaatactatttaaaatctatacATCCTTGTGGCTAATTTGGTAACAGTTCGAACAAGTTTTCGCCGACACAAttcgtttgttttaaaaatatttcacaagAAGCAAAATTGGTGTGAAGGTTTTAGGAGCCATAAACGAAGGAACTGTGACGTTTTTGACAATTTGAAGCGATAAgaagtttacaaaaaaatcatacacTTCTTTCAAATTGCAGTTTCCCTCCGATCTTTGGCATTAACGCATTTTGTATTGAGCTACTTCTGAATTGGAGCTAAATGAAACACGAAGATGAGACAGATATGGAAGGCTATGACGAAGATTATTCTGCAGGCTAAATAAAGATACTTGTAATGATTGGTCAATTAAATGGTCTAGAAATTATAACAACTAAAGGAAAATGAAAAGCGCATCCGCCTCGAGTTGCTGGCCGATTTTTCAGTTTATATTTACTCTCAAAAGACGTTTTTGTCACAGAGCGCAATTTTTATTTACCTGAAAATTGAAAGGCACTAACTAAATCAATATTGGCTTGGTCTAGACGAGTCACTGTATTAGTATAGTTAATATGCTCGGACAGGCTTGCAAATCGTGGGTTACTTTCACTCGGGGCGTTAAAAAGCGGAGATTCCACACAGATATatatttaccggtatataaatAACATCAATTAACACAGAATAAGAGATGAAGATGAATGGTAGGGGGTATGATCTAGGTCATGATTGACAtggaaagtgaaaaaaaacctaattaattcatttcattaatcAGCATTATACATTTCCTTAAAATATGTTTGTCttgatttttgaaatgttaattttttttctttaccctATAGCTCATTAGCCATGTCTTCCGGAGCTACTGCAACCATTAGTTCGGCCAATTACTGCGACTCTCTGGTAGGCCTTGTCAAAAGACAGAGGAGAATCTGCAAAAAGAATTTAGAAGTCATGGAAAGCGTCAAGCTAGGAGCGCACGAGGCCATACAAGAATGCCAATACCAGTTCAAGAATAGGCGTTGGAATTGCAGCATGGTGGATCCAAAATCACTTTTTGGGAATGTGTTAAAATTAGGTTAGTTGAAAAATTCCTGTTCAAAGTATGCTGAAATTGATGGTGTCTGCGAAGGGCTATTACATTAGAAAATCATCAATGGTAACTATTTGTTTTTGATTGTcatgtattttaacataatCGGACTCTTACTTAGACAAACACAGTTTTATTTAGGCATCACTTAGGTAGTTGTCGCTAAATCTCCCCACACCGTCATTTTATATTGGGAAAACTCTATTTGCTTTCTCCTGCTTTGATCTAGGTACACTATCAATGTGTCATGTTAAATAGATTATTGGATATCAAGTATTCCCACCTAGTATAACTTTCTCTGCCCTTGTaatgatactttaaaaaatgaacacaataaaaggaaaaaataattacatcaaATATGCAATAGAATGCAACAGTTATTTTGAGTCgggatattaattttgtttaaataaggGTGGACCGTATAAGATCCAAGtttagaaacattgatttttgttgaaaatctACTGAAACTGAGAACTAGAGTatcttttaatgttttcaaaGCTCTGTATTGATTGGTACTATTTTTACCTCCAGGAACAAGAGAAGCATCTTTTGTGCATGCTATATCAGCAGCAGGTGTGGCCCATGCAGTGACCCGGGCGTGTTCGAGTGGAAAGCTCACAAAGTGTGGTTGTGACCGAACTGTAAAGGGACCAAGTAAGGACGGATTCGAATGGTCCGGATGTTCAGACAATATCGCATATGGGATAGcattttctaaaacatttgTGGACGCCCGAGAGAAGAAGTCAAAGAAAAGTGGCAAAAATGCAGGGAGAAGATTAATGAATTTACACAACAATGAGGCTGGCCGCTTGGTAAGTTATTTATTATGAAGGATTTCAGTCTTTTGTGCTTTTTTCCCCTCTTAATCCGCTTTTGTCGATAAAACACGACGAAATTGTTCAAGAAAGCACAGTGCCATGAACTTGTATTgactctttgattttttttttgcattgatctTATCATTTTGAATTCACGTCTGCGATATGTAGATATAGAGTAAATGAAATCTGAAAACCACGTTTGAATGATAATGAAATGCTAATAACAAAGATATACACCGGGAACAATCTAATAAAACGAAAGAACGCCCCGCTTTGAAATGTATGTATGTCCTTTAACGATAGAAAATCGCAAAGGGAACATTATTTTGC is part of the Magallana gigas chromosome 3, xbMagGiga1.1, whole genome shotgun sequence genome and harbors:
- the LOC105343129 gene encoding protein Wnt-4, with the translated sequence MNRLDLLSLLLGVYVLLYLTSVADSIKWLSLAMSSGATATISSANYCDSLVGLVKRQRRICKKNLEVMESVKLGAHEAIQECQYQFKNRRWNCSMVDPKSLFGNVLKLGTREASFVHAISAAGVAHAVTRACSSGKLTKCGCDRTVKGPSKDGFEWSGCSDNIAYGIAFSKTFVDAREKKSKKSGKNAGRRLMNLHNNEAGRLAIEQNMKVECKCHGVSGSCELRTCWRAMAPFREVGAIIKEKFDGATEVKSVMTKNHPRLVPTNPQFKPHTKYDLVYLVASPDFCEPDPKTGSFGTKGRVCNKTSKAIDGCELMCCGRGYETRKRKVVDRCFCKFHWCCYVTCQECEREIEEHTCK